One stretch of Punica granatum isolate Tunisia-2019 chromosome 5, ASM765513v2, whole genome shotgun sequence DNA includes these proteins:
- the LOC116208686 gene encoding lysine-rich arabinogalactan protein 18-like encodes MDRSCVLSLALLCVVVAGVGGQSPSAAPTKSPATPAPTATPVTPVTAPAKAPAKPTSPAPVTTPAAAPKASTPAPAAAPPKPAITAPAAAPASPPTAETPARSPPLPAPVSSPPVPAPVSSPPTPAPKPAPESSPPAPVEVPAPAPSKSKKHSPSPSPSPSALFSPPAPPAEAPGPVASDMSPSPSLNDDSGAEGIRGMGKMVAGLAFGWAVFGLIL; translated from the exons ATGGATCGGAGTTGTGTGCTCTCACTCGCTCTCCTCTGCGTTGTCGTCGCTGGCGTCGGCGGCCAGTCTCCGTCGGCGGCACCGACGAAATCTCCGGCAACTCCTGCCCCTACTGCCACTCCAGTCACTCCAGTCACCGCACCGGCCAAGGCCCCGGCTAAACCTACCTCCCCTGCTCCTGTGACAACTCCTGCCGCAGCTCCCAAGGCCTCGACCCCAGCTCCGGCCGCCGCCCCTCCTAAGCCCGCGATTACAGCGCCCGCTGCCGCTCCTGCTTCCCCACCGACAGCAGAGACCCCTGCCAGGTCGCCTCCGCTCCCCGCTCCGGTGAGCTCCCCTCCCGTTCCAGCTCCGGTGAGCTCTCCTCCCACTCCCGCACCGAAGCCTGCTCCCGAGAGCTCGCCTCCGGCCCCGGTTGAAGTCCCGGCTCCTGCCCCGAGCAAGTCGAAGAAGCACAGTCCCAGTCCGTCTCCGTCACCGTCGGCATTGTTCAGCCCCCCTGCCCCCCCGGCGGAGGCTCCCGGGCCTGTCGCCTCAGATATGTCTCCTTCACCGTCATTGAACGACGAC AGCGGAGCTGAGGGCATCAGAGGGATGGGGAAGATGGTGGCGGGATTGGCCTTCGGATGGGCTGTTTTTGGATTGATCCTCtag